The DNA region GCGAACGCTGCAAGGTTGGCTCCCATCGGGCTTTGAAAGGCAGAATCAATAATAAAAAATGCGCTCTCCGCATTTACAAATTTGCCGGGCGAAGAAAAATCGGTGGTAAGAAGCGTATAAATAGTTTCTTCTCCAATTTTATTTTTCACAATATAATTTATCATGCATTCGTTGGAATCAAATTTATACGCCTTGCCTTTTTTAGTGAGCAGTTCACAACCGAAACGAGAATCGGCAATGGTCATTTTGCAAAACACGCACTGTTCTTTTCCATATTGAATGGGTTGCGGTTCGATGCTGCACGAGGTCAGAAAAAAAGCCAACAACATAACTGCTGCGCTTTTATGCATGATGGTAGAAAAAAAATTTCTATGGTGATTTGCTTTTTTAATTTTCTGCACTACACGAACTTTTTTTAATTCAACAAACACAAAAAGCAAAGCGAGCAGAGCACTTCCCATTATGATGGTTCCTCCAATATCAGGATAAGAATACGCAGTGAAGTTGAGCAGTTGCTTGCTTCCTAAAACTGGTGGCTGATAATTCATTCCGGGTACTTTGATGGCTGCA from Bacteroidota bacterium includes:
- a CDS encoding nitrous oxide reductase accessory protein NosL; this encodes MKNFTRIIVLIISLSLIVSYFVPMWYIDLDAPQYPEGLGMKIWLNKMSGDLNRINGLNHYIGMKKIYPDAIPELKIMPYLIGLLIVGGLVVVFVRKKWLYMSWASFFVIIGIIGLMDFYSWEYDYGHNLDPHAAIKVPGMNYQPPVLGSKQLLNFTAYSYPDIGGTIIMGSALLALLFVFVELKKVRVVQKIKKANHHRNFFSTIMHKSAAVMLLAFFLTSCSIEPQPIQYGKEQCVFCKMTIADSRFGCELLTKKGKAYKFDSNECMINYIVKNKIGEETIYTLLTTDFSSPGKFVNAESAFFIIDSAFQSPMGANLAAFAEKKSTGQFHAKYDGKFLSWEQTFQQVSEKN